A portion of the Ralstonia nicotianae genome contains these proteins:
- a CDS encoding TetR/AcrR family transcriptional regulator has translation MAEKITTRKPRADAERNRQRLLDVAKTAFAEKGVSASLEDIAREAGVGIGTLYRHFPTRDALIDEIYRDEGSRLAEAARQLSEDQPPLEAVRQWLLLFVGYLANKQIRADVLNCMTDCSERLCTLSGEVLIETLAQLIERAKQSGAIGLAVEPLDLLSAVAGVASFGAELDWEAGARRLVEVMVAGLRVGATTGGKR, from the coding sequence GTGGCCGAAAAGATCACCACCAGAAAACCGAGAGCCGATGCCGAGCGCAATCGGCAACGCCTGCTGGACGTGGCGAAGACCGCATTCGCCGAGAAGGGCGTCTCCGCCAGCCTGGAAGACATCGCCCGGGAGGCCGGCGTCGGCATCGGCACGCTGTACCGCCATTTCCCGACGCGGGACGCGCTGATCGACGAGATCTACCGGGATGAAGGCAGCCGGCTGGCCGAGGCCGCGCGCCAACTGTCAGAGGACCAGCCGCCGCTGGAAGCCGTGCGGCAGTGGCTGTTGCTGTTCGTCGGCTACCTGGCGAACAAGCAGATCCGGGCGGACGTGCTCAACTGCATGACGGACTGCAGCGAAAGGCTGTGCACGTTGTCCGGCGAAGTGCTCATCGAAACCTTGGCGCAGTTGATCGAACGTGCGAAGCAGAGCGGTGCGATCGGGCTGGCGGTCGAGCCGCTCGATCTGCTGAGTGCTGTTGCCGGGGTGGCGAGTTTTGGAGCTGAGCTTGACTGGGAGGCGGGGGCGAGGCGGTTGGTTGAGGTGATGGTGGCTGGGTTGCGGGTGGGGGCGACTACCGGTGGCAAGCGTTGA
- a CDS encoding type 1 glutamine amidotransferase domain-containing protein, with amino-acid sequence MTATIKPVLCVVTSHPIRGDSGEPTGFAMVELTHPLEVFREAGIPVEIASIRGGHPPIDFFDLTDPVNNRFWRDATFREALAHSLVLGDVDPSCYSAVFFAGGHGTMWDFADSAAVQHVIRTIYEAGGIVSAVCHGPAALVNARLSDGSHLVAGKKVAAFTDEEEAEVKYTNVVPYLLATTLKQRGALHQPAPNWTANVVADGRLITGQNPASAHGVGEAVVKQLTTKP; translated from the coding sequence GTGACCGCAACCATCAAGCCCGTTTTGTGCGTCGTTACGAGCCACCCGATCCGCGGCGACAGCGGTGAGCCCACCGGCTTTGCCATGGTCGAGCTCACACACCCGCTGGAGGTCTTCCGCGAGGCCGGCATCCCTGTCGAAATTGCATCGATCCGTGGCGGCCATCCGCCCATCGACTTCTTCGACCTCACGGACCCGGTCAACAATCGCTTCTGGCGCGACGCCACGTTCCGCGAGGCGCTTGCCCATTCGCTCGTGCTTGGCGATGTGGATCCGTCGTGCTACTCAGCAGTGTTCTTCGCGGGCGGCCACGGCACGATGTGGGACTTCGCCGACAGCGCGGCCGTGCAGCACGTCATTCGCACCATCTACGAAGCCGGCGGCATCGTGTCCGCTGTCTGCCATGGCCCGGCAGCGCTGGTGAATGCGAGGCTTTCCGACGGCAGCCATCTCGTTGCCGGAAAGAAGGTCGCCGCCTTTACCGACGAGGAGGAAGCGGAGGTCAAGTACACGAACGTCGTGCCCTACCTGCTTGCGACGACGCTCAAGCAACGGGGCGCGCTGCATCAGCCCGCGCCCAACTGGACGGCGAACGTGGTAGCGGATGGCCGCCTCATCACCGGTCAGAATCCCGCGTCTGCCCACGGCGTCGGCGAAGCGGTGGTCAAACAGCTCACGACCAAGCCCTGA
- a CDS encoding YciI family protein: MKFLCLDIPQPGASLEKYPPHMHEETRHAWTLYTGGVVRDFYFRQDRPGVALIAEADSIEAARAALNEFPLAKAGLIGWDVIPLGPFTGWQLLFAPGNT, translated from the coding sequence ATGAAATTCCTTTGCCTCGACATTCCCCAGCCCGGCGCCAGCCTGGAGAAATACCCGCCGCACATGCACGAGGAAACACGCCATGCCTGGACGCTCTATACGGGCGGCGTCGTGCGCGACTTCTATTTCCGTCAGGACCGCCCGGGCGTCGCTCTCATTGCCGAGGCCGACTCGATTGAGGCTGCCCGAGCAGCACTGAACGAATTTCCGCTTGCCAAGGCCGGGCTCATCGGCTGGGACGTGATCCCGCTCGGCCCCTTCACGGGCTGGCAACTGCTCTTCGCACCGGGCAATACCTGA
- a CDS encoding amidohydrolase family protein has translation MKIVAIEEHVLPDAVKQAWNTIPGADDGTLALNTGVLGERLANLAEQRLALMDETGVDVQVLSLTTPGLNNLGHHGIDLARRVNDLLAETVAANPSRFQALAVLPFADAESAAQELRRCVEQLGFKGAILYGRVGEKHLDHAMFEPTFACAAELGAPLLIHPQIPQASVRDAYYAGFGAPVDLALSTFGLGWHYEAGIQFVRIVLAGVFDRHPNLQVILGHWGELVMFYLERLIMLDRVSKLPRPFVEYVRSHLYLTASGIFSPAYLRQAIEVVGPDRILFSTDYPYQYRPGADARRFVATLELSDDDRRKFAHGNWERLTRGANL, from the coding sequence ATGAAGATTGTCGCCATCGAAGAGCACGTTCTGCCCGACGCGGTCAAGCAGGCGTGGAACACCATCCCTGGCGCCGATGATGGAACCCTCGCATTGAATACGGGGGTACTGGGCGAGCGCCTCGCCAACCTGGCCGAGCAACGGCTGGCCCTGATGGACGAAACTGGCGTCGACGTACAAGTGCTCTCGCTGACGACCCCAGGCCTGAACAACCTGGGGCATCACGGTATCGATCTGGCGCGACGTGTGAATGACCTCCTGGCCGAAACCGTCGCTGCCAACCCATCCCGCTTTCAGGCACTGGCGGTCTTGCCCTTCGCAGACGCTGAAAGCGCCGCGCAAGAGCTTCGGCGTTGTGTCGAGCAGCTCGGCTTCAAGGGCGCCATCCTTTACGGACGCGTCGGTGAGAAGCATCTCGACCACGCAATGTTCGAACCGACCTTTGCCTGCGCGGCCGAATTGGGCGCGCCATTGCTCATCCATCCGCAGATTCCGCAGGCGAGCGTTCGCGATGCCTACTACGCAGGCTTTGGTGCACCGGTCGATCTGGCCCTGTCGACCTTCGGGCTCGGATGGCATTACGAGGCCGGTATCCAGTTCGTCCGGATTGTCCTAGCGGGTGTGTTCGATCGGCATCCAAATCTGCAGGTGATCCTGGGCCATTGGGGCGAACTGGTCATGTTCTATCTCGAACGCCTCATCATGCTCGACCGAGTATCGAAGCTGCCCCGCCCCTTTGTTGAGTACGTCCGAAGCCACCTCTATCTGACCGCGAGCGGCATATTCAGCCCCGCGTATCTGCGTCAGGCAATCGAAGTGGTCGGGCCGGATCGGATCCTGTTTTCAACCGATTACCCCTACCAATACCGACCTGGCGCCGATGCCCGCCGCTTCGTTGCAACGCTGGAGTTAAGCGACGACGACAGACGGAAATTCGCGCACGGCAACTGGGAAAGACTCACCAGAGGAGCCAACCTGTGA
- a CDS encoding NAD(P)-dependent alcohol dehydrogenase gives MNASGYAASSAADALAPFAFERRQPRPDDVVIDVLFCGVCHTDLHLARNHGGFTTYPIVPGHEIIGRVRQVGDKVRRFKAGDMVGVGCMVDSCQHCQPCLKGWEQDCSEGPTFTYNGIDRHDGMVTYGGYSDSIVVRDRFVLSIPNGLDPAGAAPLLCAGITTWSPLHRWNVGPGSKVAVIGLGGLGHMALKLAKALGAEVSLFTRSPGKEEDAFRLGADHVVLSNDPAQMAAVAGRFDVIIDTVPYDHDINPYMPTLALEGVLVLVGYLGPLGTPVNAGGVVRGRRAISGSFIGGVPETQQMLDFCGQHGIVSDVEVIAIQQINQAYERLLKSDVKYRFVIDMASLKTSGAPA, from the coding sequence ATGAATGCTTCCGGCTACGCTGCGTCATCGGCCGCCGACGCGCTTGCGCCTTTCGCTTTCGAGCGGCGCCAGCCTCGGCCGGATGATGTTGTCATCGACGTCCTGTTCTGCGGGGTGTGCCACACGGATTTGCACCTGGCCCGCAACCACGGCGGCTTCACGACGTATCCCATCGTGCCGGGCCACGAGATCATCGGCAGGGTCCGGCAGGTGGGCGACAAGGTCCGCCGCTTCAAGGCGGGCGACATGGTCGGCGTCGGCTGCATGGTCGATTCGTGCCAGCACTGTCAGCCTTGCCTGAAGGGCTGGGAACAGGATTGCTCCGAAGGCCCCACCTTCACCTACAACGGCATCGATCGGCATGACGGCATGGTGACCTACGGCGGTTATTCGGATTCAATCGTCGTCCGGGACAGGTTTGTGCTGTCCATTCCCAATGGGCTCGATCCCGCCGGCGCGGCGCCGCTGCTGTGCGCGGGCATCACCACGTGGTCGCCGCTGCATCGCTGGAATGTGGGCCCTGGCAGCAAGGTCGCGGTGATTGGCCTGGGCGGGCTTGGCCACATGGCGTTGAAACTGGCGAAGGCCCTCGGCGCCGAGGTGTCGCTGTTCACGCGCTCGCCCGGCAAGGAAGAGGATGCCTTCCGGCTGGGCGCCGATCACGTGGTGCTATCGAACGATCCGGCCCAGATGGCAGCGGTGGCAGGCCGGTTCGACGTGATCATCGACACGGTGCCCTACGACCACGACATCAATCCCTACATGCCGACACTGGCGCTCGAAGGCGTGCTCGTGCTGGTGGGATACCTGGGCCCGCTTGGCACGCCGGTGAACGCCGGGGGCGTTGTGCGCGGACGCCGCGCCATCTCGGGCTCATTCATTGGCGGCGTACCGGAAACCCAGCAAATGCTGGACTTCTGCGGGCAGCACGGCATCGTCTCCGATGTCGAGGTCATTGCCATCCAGCAGATCAACCAAGCCTATGAACGCCTGCTGAAGAGCGACGTGAAGTATCGCTTCGTCATCGACATGGCCTCTCTCAAGACATCAGGAGCACCTGCGTGA
- a CDS encoding MBL fold metallo-hydrolase, with protein MPLCNAASPLPFAASETPAAPGPDGKFRNAVSRPRQGFWQGLGLMWTFFFKRPADTVPDRALPTQPLTRDQLLQAPDRTLFRLGHSTVLLKLRGRFWLTDPVFSKRASPVQWIGPKRFHAPPIALADLPDIEGVILSHDHYDHLDRDTVRALAPRVKHFLTPLGVGDRLIDWGVAADKVRQLNWWQTTTVGGLQFTATPAQHFSGRTLSDGNRTLWASWVLIDDDLRLFFSGDTGYFPGFKAIGDRFGPFDLTLMETGAYDPRWSYVHMLPEQTLQAHLDLRGRRLVPIHNGTFDLALHPWQEPFERILSAARAHDVEVVTPMIGAALDIVRPAATPAWWRPQPETPRGAVTPSLAAGHAGD; from the coding sequence ATGCCGCTGTGCAACGCTGCTTCCCCTCTGCCTTTCGCCGCTTCGGAGACGCCCGCCGCTCCCGGGCCGGACGGCAAATTCCGCAACGCGGTCAGCAGGCCCCGGCAAGGCTTCTGGCAAGGGCTCGGCCTGATGTGGACCTTCTTCTTCAAGCGGCCGGCGGATACGGTGCCGGATCGCGCGCTGCCGACGCAGCCCCTGACGCGCGACCAACTGCTGCAGGCGCCCGACCGCACGCTGTTCCGCCTGGGCCACTCGACGGTGCTGCTCAAGCTGCGGGGCCGCTTCTGGCTCACGGACCCGGTCTTCTCGAAGCGCGCCTCGCCGGTGCAGTGGATCGGACCGAAGCGCTTCCACGCGCCGCCCATCGCGCTTGCGGACCTGCCCGACATCGAGGGCGTGATCCTCTCGCATGACCACTACGACCATCTCGACCGCGACACCGTCCGGGCACTCGCGCCCCGGGTGAAGCACTTCCTCACGCCCCTGGGCGTCGGCGATCGGCTCATCGACTGGGGCGTGGCCGCGGACAAGGTGCGGCAGCTCAACTGGTGGCAGACCACCACGGTCGGCGGTCTGCAATTCACGGCGACGCCCGCGCAGCATTTCTCGGGCCGTACGCTGTCCGACGGCAACCGCACGCTGTGGGCGTCGTGGGTGCTGATCGACGATGACCTGCGCCTCTTCTTCAGCGGCGACACCGGCTATTTCCCCGGCTTCAAGGCCATCGGGGATCGCTTCGGCCCCTTCGACCTGACGTTGATGGAGACCGGCGCGTACGACCCGCGCTGGTCCTACGTGCACATGCTGCCGGAGCAGACCCTGCAGGCCCACCTGGATCTGCGCGGACGGCGGCTCGTGCCGATCCACAATGGCACCTTCGATCTGGCGCTCCATCCCTGGCAGGAGCCGTTCGAGCGAATCCTCTCGGCGGCGCGGGCGCATGACGTCGAGGTGGTCACGCCGATGATCGGCGCGGCGCTCGACATTGTCCGGCCGGCCGCGACGCCGGCCTGGTGGCGGCCTCAGCCCGAAACGCCGCGGGGCGCGGTCACGCCGTCCCTGGCCGCAGGCCACGCCGGCGACTGA
- a CDS encoding LysR family transcriptional regulator: protein MPINALRAIATFAKAVELGSIRRAAAAQGVTPQAASQALAQLEEHLGVRLLHRTTRSLALTDEGQRFLEAAQPALAALDRALSQARESKDEIAGPLRIVGPKSSFAPILMPVIDAFCRQYPQVQPDVQLDDGKSNWVLDRVDVGFRIGASPDEGVIARRLFPVQLMICAAPSYLEQHGAPKSLDELATHRCSAFRHPATDQVLPWYLNIDGEIVHRHVSPTFSTNDTELELQAVLAGQVIGQVANLAAVTHIRAGRLVPLLLQHMSDHIGVHLYYGSRTAQPRRVRAFIDLAIQQLLDTPTYVLSAKELAQAAAHRAKGKRSR from the coding sequence ATGCCCATCAACGCGTTACGCGCCATCGCCACCTTCGCCAAGGCCGTCGAGCTCGGCAGCATCCGCCGAGCCGCCGCGGCCCAGGGCGTGACCCCTCAGGCCGCAAGCCAAGCGCTGGCGCAGCTGGAGGAGCACCTGGGTGTCCGCCTGCTGCACCGGACCACGCGCAGCCTGGCCCTGACCGACGAGGGCCAGCGCTTCCTGGAGGCCGCGCAGCCCGCCCTGGCCGCGCTCGACCGCGCGCTGAGCCAGGCGCGCGAGTCCAAGGACGAAATCGCCGGCCCGCTGCGGATCGTGGGCCCCAAGTCGTCGTTCGCGCCGATCCTGATGCCGGTAATCGATGCATTCTGCCGCCAGTACCCGCAGGTGCAGCCCGACGTCCAGCTCGACGACGGGAAAAGCAACTGGGTGCTGGATCGGGTGGACGTGGGGTTCAGGATCGGCGCCTCGCCCGACGAAGGGGTGATCGCGCGCCGGCTGTTCCCGGTGCAGTTGATGATCTGCGCGGCGCCGTCTTACCTGGAGCAGCACGGCGCGCCGAAGTCACTGGACGAACTGGCGACGCACCGCTGCAGCGCCTTCCGGCACCCGGCCACGGACCAGGTGCTGCCCTGGTACCTGAACATCGACGGCGAGATCGTGCATCGGCACGTCTCGCCCACGTTCTCCACGAACGACACCGAGCTGGAATTGCAGGCCGTCCTGGCCGGGCAAGTCATCGGTCAGGTCGCCAATCTCGCGGCAGTCACCCACATCCGGGCCGGACGGCTGGTGCCGCTGCTGCTGCAGCACATGAGCGACCACATCGGCGTGCACCTCTACTACGGCAGCCGCACCGCGCAGCCCCGGCGCGTGCGCGCGTTCATCGACCTGGCCATTCAGCAGTTGCTGGACACGCCGACCTACGTGCTCAGCGCGAAGGAACTCGCCCAGGCAGCCGCGCATCGGGCGAAGGGCAAGCGGAGTCGGTGA
- a CDS encoding oxidoreductase, which translates to MSARNGFTEADVPDQSGKGFIVTGANTGLGLETSRVLAARGARVLLACRDRSKAEAAMAHIRQTHPGADLAFLPLDLADLASVRAAAGQAMTAPRIDALINNAGVMMPPLMRTTQGFELQLGVNHLGGFALTALLLPKLAQTPGSRVVVTSSLAHRGASIDWDDLSTATRYNRVKRYGASKLANALFFFELDRRLRASGSPVTAVGCHPGAAATDLVRYMGALQLLQPLVRRFLNTAAMGAWPTLQAATGPVQPGGYYGPTGLCGIRGPSGRATRSAQAQDPLLAQRLWDVSIAMTGIDPGLPVGN; encoded by the coding sequence ATGTCCGCGCGGAACGGTTTTACCGAAGCAGACGTGCCGGACCAGTCCGGCAAAGGCTTCATCGTCACCGGCGCCAATACCGGCCTCGGCCTTGAAACGTCGCGCGTGCTGGCGGCACGCGGGGCGCGCGTCCTGCTTGCGTGCCGGGATCGATCGAAGGCCGAGGCGGCGATGGCACACATCCGGCAGACCCACCCGGGCGCCGACCTGGCATTCCTGCCGCTCGATCTGGCGGACCTGGCCAGCGTGCGAGCCGCGGCCGGGCAGGCGATGACGGCGCCGCGCATCGACGCGCTCATCAACAATGCCGGCGTGATGATGCCGCCGCTGATGCGCACCACGCAAGGCTTCGAACTGCAGCTCGGCGTCAACCACCTGGGCGGCTTCGCGCTGACCGCGCTGCTCCTGCCCAAGCTGGCGCAGACGCCGGGATCGCGGGTCGTCGTAACGTCCAGCCTTGCCCATCGCGGGGCGAGCATCGACTGGGATGACCTCAGCACAGCGACGCGCTACAACCGCGTGAAGCGCTACGGCGCCAGCAAGCTCGCCAACGCGCTCTTCTTTTTTGAGCTGGATCGCCGCTTGCGCGCGTCGGGGTCCCCCGTCACCGCGGTCGGCTGCCATCCGGGGGCGGCGGCGACCGACCTGGTGCGCTATATGGGAGCGCTTCAGCTATTGCAGCCGCTGGTCCGGCGCTTCCTCAACACCGCTGCGATGGGCGCGTGGCCCACGCTGCAAGCGGCCACCGGGCCGGTGCAACCCGGCGGCTACTACGGCCCGACGGGCTTGTGCGGAATCCGCGGCCCCTCGGGCCGGGCCACCCGGTCCGCGCAGGCGCAAGACCCGCTGCTTGCACAGCGGCTCTGGGATGTGTCGATCGCCATGACTGGCATCGACCCCGGGCTGCCCGTGGGAAATTAA
- a CDS encoding NAD(P)-dependent alcohol dehydrogenase, producing the protein MPHAVKSYAAHSPTGRLGLFEFDRRSPRPDDVVIEILYCGVCHSDVHNVRNDWGSARYPMVPGHEIVGRVLEVGTEVTRFKAGDPVGVGCMVESCRHCNACGKGWEQYCENGATYTYNGTDPIDGTRTYGGYSEKIVVAEHFVLKMPEGLDLAGAAPLLCAGITTYSPLRHWNVGAGSQVAIVGLGGLGHMGLKLAKAMGAEVTLFSRSPGKEADARRLGADHIVISTDAAQMATVAGRFDLIIDTVPYQHDVNPYVPTLATGGTIVMVGYLGPLEPPLNSGPMVYRRKALAGSLIGGIAETQAMLDFCGAHGVTSDIEVIRIQDINEAYERMLKADVKYRFVIDMASLKAAAAA; encoded by the coding sequence ATGCCCCATGCCGTGAAGAGCTACGCTGCCCATTCCCCCACCGGCCGCCTGGGCCTGTTCGAGTTCGACCGCCGCAGCCCGCGGCCGGACGACGTCGTCATCGAGATCCTGTACTGCGGGGTCTGCCACTCCGACGTGCACAACGTCCGCAACGACTGGGGCAGCGCGCGGTATCCGATGGTGCCCGGCCACGAAATCGTGGGCCGCGTGCTGGAGGTCGGCACCGAGGTCACGCGCTTCAAGGCCGGCGACCCTGTCGGCGTGGGCTGCATGGTCGAGTCGTGCCGCCACTGCAACGCCTGCGGAAAGGGCTGGGAACAGTACTGCGAAAACGGCGCCACCTACACCTACAACGGCACCGACCCGATCGACGGCACGCGCACCTACGGCGGCTACAGCGAGAAGATCGTCGTTGCCGAGCATTTCGTGCTCAAGATGCCCGAGGGGCTGGATCTGGCCGGCGCCGCGCCGCTGCTGTGCGCGGGCATCACGACCTACTCGCCGCTGCGCCACTGGAATGTGGGCGCCGGCAGCCAGGTGGCCATCGTCGGTCTGGGCGGCCTGGGCCACATGGGGCTGAAGCTGGCCAAGGCCATGGGCGCCGAGGTGACGCTGTTCAGCCGCTCGCCCGGCAAGGAAGCCGACGCGCGCCGCCTGGGCGCCGACCATATCGTGATCTCCACCGATGCGGCGCAGATGGCCACGGTGGCGGGGCGCTTCGACCTGATCATCGACACCGTCCCCTACCAGCATGACGTCAACCCCTACGTGCCGACGCTGGCCACCGGCGGCACCATCGTGATGGTGGGCTACCTCGGCCCGCTGGAGCCCCCGCTCAACTCGGGGCCGATGGTGTACCGCCGCAAGGCCCTGGCCGGCTCGCTGATCGGCGGCATCGCCGAGACCCAGGCGATGCTCGACTTCTGCGGCGCGCACGGCGTCACGTCGGACATCGAAGTCATCCGCATCCAGGACATCAACGAGGCCTACGAGCGCATGCTCAAGGCCGACGTGAAGTACCGCTTCGTGATCGACATGGCTTCGCTGAAGGCGGCGGCCGCGGCATGA
- a CDS encoding putative quinol monooxygenase has product MQTLGLWTSAAGEQQPTAPYVRIAQLDVDPQRLAEFEAVLRESASTSVRVEPGVYTLYAVAFKDNPHRFLVFEMYKDEAAYKAHRETPHFRKFFETTQMMVTSRTFLDVNPVVLGAKAYWERSGQ; this is encoded by the coding sequence ATGCAAACCTTGGGACTCTGGACTTCAGCGGCCGGTGAGCAACAGCCCACCGCGCCGTACGTGCGTATCGCACAACTCGATGTCGACCCGCAGCGGCTTGCAGAATTCGAGGCGGTGCTTCGAGAGAGCGCCTCCACGTCAGTACGGGTGGAGCCGGGCGTGTACACACTGTATGCGGTTGCGTTCAAGGACAATCCGCATCGATTCCTTGTCTTCGAGATGTACAAGGATGAGGCCGCATACAAAGCGCACCGTGAGACGCCGCACTTCCGGAAGTTCTTCGAAACCACGCAGATGATGGTGACGTCTCGAACGTTCCTGGACGTCAACCCCGTCGTGCTGGGCGCCAAGGCATACTGGGAACGTTCTGGCCAATAG
- a CDS encoding SMP-30/gluconolactonase/LRE family protein → MAVSADGECLYYCALASRRLYSVATSALRDITMTDTQVAATVRDEGLKPGASDGLESDVLGRLYATDYEHNAIHRRLADGAYETLAQDSRLSWPDTLALASDGYLFVIAKVHRQP, encoded by the coding sequence ATCGCTGTCAGCGCTGATGGCGAATGCCTCTATTACTGCGCACTCGCCAGCCGGCGACTCTACAGCGTTGCAACGTCCGCGCTTCGTGACATCACAATGACTGACACTCAGGTTGCCGCCACCGTGCGTGACGAAGGCTTAAAACCAGGCGCTTCCGACGGACTGGAATCTGACGTGCTGGGGCGCCTCTATGCAACGGACTACGAACATAACGCGATACATCGGCGCCTCGCCGATGGAGCCTATGAAACGTTAGCTCAGGATTCGCGGCTCTCGTGGCCCGACACGCTTGCGCTGGCTAGCGACGGCTATCTGTTCGTCATTGCAAAGGTCCACAGGCAACCCTGA
- a CDS encoding SDR family oxidoreductase gives MKLTANTILVTGGATGIGLALAKRLSESNQVIICGRNEAALQKATDEVPALVTRVCDVADTLSRREMVEWLKAEHPALNMVINNAGIQAQRDFTSNPSMESLDQEVAINFTAPIHLIAELLPTLRRQDQAYIVNVSSGLAFSPMADVPVYCATKAAIHSFTLSLRHQLKAIGIRVIEIAPPIVDTSLGGNTRSAGTANRMMVTAEAFAAEALAQLESGKDEVLVGVSAQTRQLGEAMFERMNNRA, from the coding sequence ATGAAACTCACAGCCAATACAATCCTCGTCACCGGCGGCGCGACCGGCATTGGCCTCGCACTTGCCAAACGACTTTCCGAAAGCAATCAGGTGATCATCTGCGGCCGCAACGAGGCCGCCCTCCAGAAGGCGACGGATGAAGTGCCGGCGTTGGTGACGCGCGTCTGCGACGTCGCCGACACGCTCAGCCGCCGCGAAATGGTTGAATGGCTGAAGGCGGAGCATCCTGCGCTCAACATGGTCATCAACAATGCCGGCATTCAGGCACAGCGCGACTTCACATCCAATCCGTCGATGGAGAGCCTGGACCAGGAGGTGGCGATCAACTTCACGGCCCCAATCCACCTGATCGCCGAGCTGCTGCCCACGCTCAGGCGGCAAGATCAGGCCTATATCGTCAATGTCAGCTCGGGATTGGCCTTCTCGCCGATGGCCGATGTGCCGGTCTACTGCGCCACAAAGGCCGCTATCCACTCCTTCACGCTCAGTCTGCGGCATCAGTTGAAGGCTATCGGCATCCGTGTGATCGAAATCGCCCCGCCCATCGTCGATACGAGCCTGGGTGGCAACACCCGCAGCGCCGGGACGGCCAATCGCATGATGGTCACTGCGGAGGCATTCGCTGCCGAGGCCCTCGCACAACTGGAGTCGGGCAAGGATGAGGTCCTGGTCGGTGTTTCGGCCCAGACACGCCAGTTGGGCGAAGCCATGTTCGAGCGGATGAACAACCGCGCCTGA